In Erigeron canadensis isolate Cc75 chromosome 1, C_canadensis_v1, whole genome shotgun sequence, a single window of DNA contains:
- the LOC122586093 gene encoding stemmadenine O-acetyltransferase-like, whose translation MAQKVEITATHIVKPLCSTPKHPNTHDLSLLDQLSPSIFPPIIFFYETKPDSNVTTRLKNSLSRALASFYPYAGRVNGDAFVDCNDEGIPYSEAIVDCSLSDVLKKCDLNLMRQFVPLTEESVILDHTIPLLVQVTLFKCGGIAIGACSSHKIGDAANFFTFIREWANASLTDNPILIPEFSISSLFPRIGSLNFNTGFEIPVNQKLVRKRFVFSATNISLLKAQIGHCSRVQAVSALVWKCAMKSIKKCDIGLKITSSIAMTLVNMRGRMNPPLPETSFGNFVGSFLVDRRLVDYNDDIELGELVGQLRHGFKEFCDGYMKQVQDSKQGVFAILNYSKMVGEMLQMSGTEVFTFSSWCGYPLYDIDFGWGMPKWISVTNTPFRNGIMMMDAKQGNGIEVWANLDEDVMDIFEQDHELLTYCFPSSCD comes from the coding sequence ATGGCACAAAAAGTTGAGATAACCGCAACTCATATAGTTAAACCATTGTGCTCGACTCCCAAACACCCAAACACCCATGACTTGTCTCTACTAGACCAGTTATCGCCGTCGATTTTTCCTCCTATAATCTTCTTCTACGAGACTAAGCCAGACTCGAATGTAACCACTCGACTCAAGAACTCTTTGTCTAGAGCCTTGGCCTCGTTTTATCCATACGCTGGACGTGTAAACGGAGACGCTTTTGTTGATTGTAACGATGAGGGAATTCCGTATTCTGAAGCCATTGTTGATTGCTCCTTATCGGATGTACTTAAAAAATGTGACTTGAATTTGATGAGACAATTTGTTCCTTTAACTGAGGAATCTGTGATTCTTGATCACACGATTCCATTGTTAGTTCAAGTGACCTTGTTTAAATGTGGTGGAATTGCTATTGGTGCGTGTTCTTCTCATAAGATTGGGGATGCGGCTAACTTTTTTACGTTTATTCGTGAATGGGCTAACGCTTCGTTGACCGATAACCCAATTCTGATTCCAGAGTTTAGTATTTCGTCTCTATTTCCACGTATCGGTTCTTTGAATTTCAATACTGGATTTGAGATTCCAGTGAATCAAAAGCTTGTCCGAAAGAGGTTTGTTTTTAGTGCAACGAACATATCGTTGCTAAAGGCTCAAATAGGCCATTGTTCTCGAGTTCAAGCTGTTTCGGCTCTTGTATGGAAATGTGCTATGAAATCTATTAAGAAGTGTGATATTGGGCTCAAAATAACATCATCTATAGCAATGACCCTTGTCAACATGCGGGGGAGAATGAACCCACCATTACCCGAAACCTCTTTTGGCAACTTCGTCGGTTCTTTTTTAGTCGATAGAAGGTTAGTCGATTACAACGATGACATCGAGTTGGGCGAGTTGGTAGGTCAACTAAGACATGGATTTAAAGAATTTTGTGATGGTTACATGAAACAAGTTCAAGATTCAAAACAAGGTGTATTTGCAATATTGAATTATAGTAAAATGGTTGGGGAAATGTTGCAAATGAGTGGAACAGAAGTGTTCACATTTAGTAGCTGGTGTGGATATCCATTGTATGATATTGATTTTGGGTGGGGAATGCCAAAGTGGATTAGTGTAACAAATACACCATTTAGGAATGGAATCATGATGATGGACGCTAAACAAGGGAATGGAATTGAGGTATGGGCCAACTTAGATGAAGATGTGATGGACATATTTGAACAAGACCATGAACTTTTGACTTATTGTTTTCCAAGCTCATGtgattaa
- the LOC122597668 gene encoding vacuolar protein sorting-associated protein 8 homolog, with amino-acid sequence MELDLDAFLQSHDATTSDDEDTYHHSAVDELLNIDSDDASSPSSSSRSNGLSSPQSNSNSIDSFSLDSQLVTDRDVPAIQSKFRSISGINSGDTSSVSRQLSLPLFGSNAKPGAAVAAAAAASRSIPSPHAAAIKLRRERFIRLSLDPKASIGSEILSGSGTSSEIGNSDTNIVEGDFKLDNLETENIVSSGEVITEHESKNRWGDGFPSEETKADVDNAFEAGRFEIDVGDDTLNPVTKSEIGSLLNDQGLDLDKDGSMPVIDDDSDDRIEGNDLESATISTLQYVEGVVPFAHGNVDDNEVEEDSISVLSERNDFESTKTHANDVDFGLQAGGDVSVEKGGIDLDQGSEKRDRETPGTSSPSLKPLQFAEELEKKHAFTGLHWEEGAAAQPMKLEGVHRGSTVLGYLSTSSDNIITKTISSPAFKRDHGTPQSLAVHLNYIAVGMSRGVIVIFPSKYSLHLADNIDTKLLILGLQGDRSYAPVTSMSFNQQGDLLFAGYADGHYSVWDVQRVSVAKIVTEHKAPVVHMLYMGMDSQVARQFNIISGDSKGVVKLIRFSTSSWLNRFSTSKTSTLLDESTRTVVCASPLLSGRSSAGTNAGTSGIGSMMGVVPGDPSSAEEGVVIFVTHQSGLVAKVVSSIPEVYAQLPKPDGVREGSMPYTAWKYIAENVEPLLAIAWDSQVQVAKLVKSELKIYATWTLDSSAVGVAWLDSQMLVVLTSAGQLCLYANDGTLIHDTSYAVDGCRIGELIGYHTFFTNVSGNSEKAHHNCIAVRGASLYLLGPTHLVVSRLLPWKERIEVLRKGGDWMGAFNMAMMLYDGQAHGVFDLPTALDDVQMAVMPYLVELLLAYVDEVFSYISVALGNQAENAGNLDDSKDDSFSMTSKIKEQYTHVGGVAVEVCVHIKRNDILFEKILSRFESVQQKETFLELLEPYILKDMLGSLPPEIMQALVEHYSTKGWLQRVEQCVLHMDISSLDFNQVFRLCREHSLYGALIYLFNKGLDDFRTPLEELLRVFRNNDSESAPSLGYRMLVYLKYCFSGYAFPPGHGALSPARLPSLREELISLLLEDSNAPSSWGLTNLSSTEGYKNLYYLLELDTEATLDVLRCAIIDENPSHNSAADKDSASPSQDLIQKTVNVLALIPEKGKSTSIEDIQPNTNWPSKVDIDHILDFISHFVACKKVKVSNRLLSQIFEHLTLEADIPHNVERKHGDCFLRREKEVLALLNVVPETDWDDKYLLNMCEKAHFYQVCGFIHNSKHRYLAALDSFMKDIDEPIHAFFYIDYLMSDKRSDILEAAVISRIPDLVQLSREGTLFLVIERFFQDFQQILADLRSNLGSLFLYLKTVMEIHSTGTMRFDFLKKGEPLCFPGARVHDFLERISEFPKFLRENPVHVTDEMTELYLELLCQYEPNSVLHYLETCESYRVDQCLRLCQEHGIIDAAAYLLEKTGDVGSALSFTLSDLADKFSMLGAAAQSVNDYAGLDHLDEFLKKKEVTDILYIVHTCVALCQRNSSRLDPNESEALWFQLLDTFCEPLTNPCIDKMDSEQKLQRRQQNGEAFGIKWKIRGSDKGARILRKLFSMFIKEMVEGMIGYVRLPTVMMKLLSDNGSQEFGDFKATILGLLGTYDFERRILDTARSLIEDDAYYTMSLLKRGASHGHGPRSLVCCICNCLLTTAIRVYNCGHASHLHCEIPASHRALSTGCPICMPKKKGSVPDKNGLVSKPLPKHRLTQGTGAVHVHENDRQLSRYEILTNLDKDKRMIQVDNMPQLRLAPPAVYHEKVKKGVAMSRGDGGSNTSGIAKIEKTKMGKAIKDRKKKGSAARFSLKSNIFGKENSYLSSQ; translated from the exons ATGGAGCTTGATCTAGATGCCTTCCTGCAATCACACGACGCCACGACCAGTGACGATGAAGATACCTACCATCACAGCGCTGTCGATGAGCTTCTCAATATTGACTCCGATGATGCTTCTTCTCCTTCATCATCTTCCCGATCGAATGGCTTAAGCAGCCCCCAAAGCAACAGTAATTCAATCGATTCTTTTTCTCTTGATTCCCAATTGGTAACTGATAGGGATGTACCGGCAATTCAGTCAAAGTTCCGTTCCATTAGCGGAATAAATTCAGGCGATACATCTAGTGTTTCACGCCAATTATCTCTTCCGTTATTTGGTTCAAATGCTAAGCCCGGGGCTGCAGTGGCAGCCGCTGCGGCAGCTTCACGATCGATTCCGTCGCCACATGCGGCTGCTATCAAACTGAGGAGGGAGAGATTTATTAGGCTAAGCTTGGATCCGAAAGCTAGTATTGGCTCTGAGATACTTTCTGGAAGTGGCACAAGTTCAGAAATTGGGAATTCAGATACAAATATAGTCGAAGGAGATTTTAAACTGGATAATTTGGAAACCGAAAATATTGTATCTAGTGGGGAAGTGATTACTGAACATGAAAGTAAAAACAGGTGGGGTGATGGTTTCCCAAGTGAAGAAACAAAAGCAGATGTAGATAATGCATTCGAAGCAGGTAGGTTTGAGATTGATGTTGGTGATGATACTCTCAACCCTGTTACTAAATCCGAGATAGGTTCTCTTTTGAATGACCAAGGTCTTGATTTGGATAAGGATGGTTCCATGCCAGTTATAGATGATGACAGTGATGACCGCATTGAGGGCAATGATTTGGAGTCAGCCACTATCTCTACCTTACAGTATGTAGAGGGGGTGGTCCCTTTTGCCCATGGGAATGTGGATGATAACGAGGTTGAGGAGGACTCGATAAGTGTACTGTCAGAAAGAAATGATTTTGAAAGTACAAAAACACATGCAAATGATGTGGATTTTGGCCTTCAAGCTGGCGGTGATGTTTCAGTCGAAAAGGGTGGTATTGATCTGGATCAAGGAAGTGAGAAGAGAGACAGAGAGACACCAGGGACGTCATCCCCCTCCTTGAAACCCCTTCAATTTGCCGAGGAGCTTGAAAAGAAGCATGCGTTTACAGGTTTGCATTGGGAAGAGGGTGCAGCTGCACAACCAATGAAGCTTGAGGGTGTTCACAGAGGATCAACTGTGTTGGGTTATCTGAGTACTAGTAGCGATAACATCATCACTAAGACTATTTCTTCGCCAGCATTTAAGCGAGACCATGGAACTCCACAGTCGCTAGCCGTTCATCTGAACTACATTGCCGTGGGGATGTCAAGAGGGGTGATTGTTATATTCCCCAGCAAATACTCTCTACATCTTGCTGATAACATCGACACTAAG TTGTTAATTCTTGGATTACAAGGTGATAGGTCTTATGCCCCAGTCACATCCATGTCCTTCAACCAGCAAGGAGACCTCCTTTTTGCAGGATATGCTGATGGGCATTATAGTGTTTGGGATGTCCAGAGGGTTTCTGTTGCAAAAATTGTTACTGAACATAAAGCTCCAGTAGTGCACATGTTATATATGGGAATGGATTCTCAAGTGGCACGCCAGTTCAACATAATAAGTGGTGATAGCAAAGGTGTGGTTAAGTTGATCCGCTTTTCTACATCTTCATGGCTCAATAGGTTCTCAACTTCTAAAACCTCG ACTCTTCTTGATGAATCAACACGCACAGTTGTATGTGCTTCTCCCCTACTGTCCGGACGTTCTTCTGCCGGCACCAACGCTGGAACGAGTGGCATAGGAAGCATGATGGGAGTAGTTCCAGGAGACCCATCTTCTGCTGAAGAAGGCGTGGTCATATTTGTCACTCATCAATCTGGTCTAGTG GCAAAAGTGGTATCTAGCATCCCAGAAGTCTATGCTCAACTTCCTAAGCCTGATGGTGTCCGAGAGGGTTCCATGCCTTATACTGCATGGAAATACATTGctg AGAATGTAGAACCGCTGTTAGCAATTGCTTGGGATTCCCAAGTGCAGGTTGCAAAATTGGTGAAATCAGAACTGAAGATATATGCAACATGGACCCTCGACAGTTCGGCAGTAGGGGTTGCTTGGCTGGATAGTCAG ATGTTGGTGGTGCTAACATCAGCTGGACAACTCTGTCTGTATGCAAATGATGGGACTCTAATTCATGACACAAGTTATGCTGTAGATGGATGCAGAATTGGGGAACTCATTGGATATCACACCTTTTTTACCAATGTTTCAGGCAACTCAGAGAAAGCTCATCACAACTGTATAGCTGTTAGGGGTGCTTCTCTGTATCTACTTGGACCTACACATCTTGTTGTCTCTCGCCTTCTCCCATGGAAGGAACGCATAGAAGTTTTACGCAAAGGCGGTGACTGGATGGGGGCTTTCAACATGGCAATGATGCTTTATGATGGTCAAGCCCATGGTGTTTTTGATCTTCCTACAGCTTTGGATGATGTGCAAATGGCAGTAATGCCCTACCTAGTGGAGTTGCTACTCGCATATGTAGATGAGGTCTTTTCTTATATATCGGTGGCATTAGGCAACCAAGCTGAAAACGCGGGGAACTTGGATGATTCAAAGGATGATAGTTTTTCCATGACGTCAAAGATAAAAGAGCAGTACACCCATGTTGGTGGAGTTGCCGTTGAGGTTTGTGTACACATCAAGAGAAATGACATCCTCTTTGAGAAAATTTTATCACGGTTTGAATCTGTTCAACAGAAAG AGACATTTTTGGAGCTTTTGGAACCATATATATTGAAGGACATGCTTGGGTCGCTACCACCCGAG ATTATGCAAGCACTGGTGGAGCATTATAGTACAAAAGGTTGGCTGCAGCGTGTTGAACAATGTGTTCTCCACATGGACATTTCTTCCTTGGACTTCAATCAG GTGTTCAGGTTATGTCGGGAACACAGCTTATATGGAGCCCTGATATATTTGTTCAATAAAGGTCTAGATGATTTCAGGACACCTTTAGAGGAGCTGCTTCGGGTATTTAGAAACAATGATAGTGAGAGTGCTCCATCACTTGG GTACAGGATGCTCGTTTATTTGAAGTACTGCTTTTCGGGATATGCTTTTCCTCCGG GACATGGAGCTCTTTCTCCTGCACGTTTGCCATCTCTTAGAGAGGAGCTGATAAGCTTGTTACTGGAAGATTCCAACGCTCCAAGTTCATGGGGTTTGACAAATTTATCATCCACTGAAGGATACAAGAATCTATATTATCTCCTAGAGTTGGATACCGAAGCAACTTTGGATGTTTTGAGATGTGCAATTATAGATGAAAATCCTTCGCACAATTCGGCAGCTGATAAGGACTCTGCATCCCCAAGTCAAGATCTGATCCAAAAGACCGTCAATGTTCTTGCTCTCATACCTGAAAAGGGCAAATCTACTAGCATTGAGGATATTCAACCTAACACAAATTGGCCTTCAAAGGTTGATATAGATCATATACTTGACTTCATATCTCATTTTGTTGCCTGTAAAAAGGTCAAAGTCTCAAATCGATTGCTAAGTCAGATATTCGAGCATTTGACATTAGAGgctgacattccacataatgtTGAAAGGAAACATGGAGATTGCTTTTTAAGAAGAGAAAAGGAGGTCCTAGCACTTTTGAATGTTGTGCCGGAGACAGATTGGGATGATAAATACTTGTTAAACATGTGTGAGAAGGCTCACTTTTATCAG GTCTGTGGCTTCATTCATAACAGCAAACACCGATATTTAGCTGCTCTTGATAGCTTCATGAAAGATATAGATGAACCAATTCATGCTTTTTTCTATATCGATTATTTGATGAGTGACAAGAGGTCTGATATTTTGGAAGCTGCAGTCATTTCACGCATTCCAGATTTAGTTCAATTAAGCAG AGAGGGCACACTTTTTCTTGTTATTGAACgtttttttcaagatttccaaCAAATCCTAGCTGATCTGAGGTCTAACCTGGGAAGTCTCTTCCTCTACCTTAAAACAGTTATGGAAATTCATTCAACAGGCACCATGAGGTTCGATTTTCTAAAAAAAGGAGAACCTCTGTGTTTTCCTGGGGCAAGAGTACATGATTTCTTAGAAAGAATTTCCGAGTTCCCAAAGTTTTTGCGTGAGAATCCAGTTCATGTAACTGATGAAATGACTGAGCTGTATCTTGAG TTGCTATGTCAATATGAACCCAATTCTGTCCTCCATTACCTTGAGACCTGTGAAAGCTATAGGGTAGACCAATGTTTACGCTTGTGCCAAGAACATGGAATCATAGATGCTGCTGCTTACTTATTAGAAAAGACTGGGGACGTTGGAAGTGCTCTTTCATTCACACTTTCTGATCTTGCAGATAAATTTAGTATGCTTGGTGCTGCTGCTCAAAGTGTAAATGATTATGCTGGGTTAGATCATCTTGATGAGTTCTTGAAGAAGAAGGAG GTAACTGATATACTATATATCGTGCATACTTGTGTTGCATTGTGCCAAAGAAACAGCTCTCGGTTGGATCCTAATGAGTCCGAGGCCCTCTGGTTTCAGCTGCTCGACAC ATTTTGTGAACCCTTGACAAATCCATGCATTGATAAGATGGATTCTGAGCAAAAACTTCAGAGAAGGCAGCAAAATGGAGAAGCATTCGGAATCAAGTGGAAGATCAGAGGGTCAGATAAAGGTGCTCGAATCTTGAGGAAATTATTCTCTATGTTTATTAAAGAAATGGTTGAGGGAATGATAGGATATGTCCGGTTACCGACCGTCATGATGAAACTTCTTTCTGATAACGGTAGCCAAGAGTTTGGTGATTTTAAGGCTACCATACTAGGATTGCTTGGAACATATGATTTTGAAAGAAGAATTTTG GACACTGCTCGATCTTTAATCGAGGATGACGCATATTATACCATGAGCTTACTTAAGAGAGGAGCTTCTCATGGTCATGGCCCACGGAGCCTTGTTTGTTGTATATGTAATTGTCTTCTTACAACTGCGATTCGAGTTTACAATTGTGGGCATGCAAGCCATTTGCATTGCGAGATACCTGCCTCGCATAGAGCTTTGTCTACAGGTTGCCCCATTTGTATGCCAAAGAAAAAGGGCTCAGTCCCTGACAAGAATGGATTAGTGAGTAAGCCTTTACCAAAACATAGGTTAACACAAGGGACAGGTGCTGTTCACGTACATGAGAATGATCGCCAATTATCAAGG TATGAAATATTGACTAATCTTGATAAAGACAAGAGGATGATACAAGTAGATAACATGCCACAGCTGAGGCTTGCACCACCAGCTGTGTATCATGAAAAGGTGAAGAAAGGCGTAGCTATGTCGAGGGGAGACGGTGGTAGCAATACCAGTGGTATTGCTAAGATTGAAAAAACTAAGATGGGCAAGGCAATTAAAGATCGGAAAAAGAAGGGATCAGCTGCTCGATTTTCcttgaaatcaaacatatttg GCAAGGAAAATTCGTACCTGTCATCTCAATAG
- the LOC122594809 gene encoding probable polygalacturonase At3g15720, with amino-acid sequence MVILLSFCHISFGPKYSSADTFDVTAYGAIGDGDTDDTDAFVRAWADVCGDNSGDPTLVIPPDRTFLLKCVAFSGPCNSDSILIQLLGGITAPKSLDGWQGCDTAKGSLISFASVQGLTIAGPGQIDGQGSLWWPGSEGNYTLTGPTCDCPSMLHFHKCDGLQLRDTTYINSPRSHISINVCDGVEVGNVHISAPENSPNTDGFDISESSNINIYDSVIESGDDCFAINTGTHNINITGVLCGPGHGISIGSLGKNGGYATVEQVLVQNCNLTGTKNGVRIKTFPGGTGYARGIIFQDIQLDNVKNPIIIDQHYCDNMENAECPAPGVLMVIMLCFCYISFLQKVTSAASFDVTSYGAIGDGNTDDTNAFVRAWADMCGDESKDPTLIVPSAKTFLIKCVSFDGPCKSPRVHVKLLGNITAPKRLDGWEGCETKGYLIVFASVHGLTITGPGQIDGQGSIWWGGLQPTGPTCDCPSMLRFDRCDNLQLKGTTHINSPKSHVSIFGCHGVEVGNLHISAPGNSPNTDGIDISWSSHVHIHDSTIQSGDDCVAISGGTYDINVTRVVCGPGHGISIGSLGKNGGYTTVEQVLVQHCNITGTQNGLRIKTVPYGTGFARKIVFQDIMLENVGNPIIIDQHYCTNMDNADCPAPPTAPAVQVSEVTYKNVHGSSTSNQAITLNCSGKFNCTGVVTNKVRITGEQVFSYCKNVHGKFIQTTPSITCD; translated from the exons ATGGTAATCTTGTTGAGTTTTTGTCACATTTCATTTGGCCCGAAATATTCAAGTGCAGACACCTTTGATGTAACGGCGTATGGTGCCATAGGAGATGGAGATACCGATGATACTGAT GCTTTTGTTAGAGCATGGGCGGATGTATGTGGAGATAACTCAGGAGACCCGACGTTGGTCATACCACCAGACAGAacttttttgttaaaatgtgtGGCATTTTCTGGTCCTTGCAACTCTGATAGTATTCTTATTCAG CTTTTGGGCGGAATTACAGCACCCAAGAGTCTGGATGGATGGCAAGGTTGTGATACCGCCAAAGGGTCTTTGATAAGTTTTGCATCTGTTCAAGGACTCACCATCGCTGGACCTGGCCAAATAGATGGCCAGGGTTCCCTTTGGTGGCCTGGAAGTGAAGGAAACTATACG CTTACGGGTCCAACTTGTGATTGTCCGTCG atgTTACATTTTCATAAATGTGATGGTCTCCAATTAAGAGATACAACATATATCAACAGTCCAAGGAGCCATATTAGTATCAATGTTTGTGATGGAGTAGAAGTTGGAAACGTTCATATTTCTGCGCCTGAAAACAGCCCAAATACTGATGGATTTGATATTAGCGAGTCTTCTAACATTAATATCTACGACTCTGTAATTGAAAGTG GTGACGATTGTTTTGCTATTAATACTGGCACACATAATATCAACATTACAGGAGTCTTGTGTGGACCTGGGCACGGCATAAG CATTGGGAGTCTTGGAAAGAATGGTGGTTATGCAACAGTGGAACAGGTTTTGGTACAGAATTGTAATCTCACTGGAACCAAAAATGGAGTACGAATCAAGACATTCCCG GGTGGAACGGGGTATGCTAGGGGGATTATATTTCAAGACATTCAACttgataatgttaaaaatccGATTATAATTGATCAACACTACTGCGATAATATGGAAAATGCCGAATGCCCTGCACCA GGTGTCTTGATGGTGATCATGTTGTGTTTTTGTTACATTTCATTTCTCCAAAAAGTCACAAGTGCGGCCTCATTTGATGTAACGTCTTATGGTGCAATAGGAGATGGGAATACAGATGACACCAAT GCTTTTGTACGGGCTTGGGCAGATATGTGTGGCGATGAGTCAAAAGACCCGACATTGATCGTACCTTCAGccaaaacatttttaataaaatgtgtgTCGTTTGATGGTCCATGCAAGTCTCCCAGAGTTCATGTAAAG CTTTTGGGTAACATTACCGCCCCCAAGAGGCTAGATGGATGGGAAGGTTGCGAAACAAAAGGGTATTTGATAGTTTTTGCATCGGTCCACGGGCTCACCATCACTGGACCTGGCCAAATAGATGGTCAGGGTTCCATCTGGTGGGGAGGATTACAG CCAACAGGTCCAACTTGTGATTGCCCGTCG ATGTTACGCTTTGATAGATGTGACAACCTTCAACTCAAAGGTACAACACACATAAATAGTCCAAAGAGTCATGTTAGCATTTTTGGTTGTCATGGTGTGGAAGTGGGAAATCTTCATATCTCAGCACCCGGAAATAGCCCAAATACTGATGGAATCGACATCAGTTGGTCATCTCATGTTCATATCCACGACTCTACGATTCAAAGCG GTGATGATTGTGTGGCAATTAGTGGTGGAACTTATGATATCAATGTAACGAGGGTCGTTTGTGGACCTGGTCATGGCATAAG CATCGGAAGCCTTGGGAAGAACGGTGGTTATACGACAGTGGAACAAGTACTAGTACAACACTGTAACATCACTGGAACACAAAATGGATTGCGAATTAAAACAGTACCG taTGGAACGGGGTTCGCTAGGAAGATTGTATTTCAAGACATTATGTTGGAAAATGTTGGAAATCCAATAATAATTGATCAACATTACTGCACTAATATGGACAATGCTGATTGTCCTGCACCA CCGACCGCACCAGCAGTGCAAGTGAGTGAGGTAACGTATAAGAATGTACATGGATCGTCGACATCAAATCAAGCGATTACATTAAATTGCAGCGGGAAATTCAACTGTACTGGAGTCGTAACCAACAAAGTTAGAATCACCGGAGAACAAGTATTTTCGTATTGCAAAAATGTTCATGGAAAGTTTATTCAAACCACACCTTCTATTACTTGTGATTAG
- the LOC122594821 gene encoding probable polygalacturonase At3g15720: MQCDLRSVVAGRDVGGYQWRVVVVASIGDGEVWKFFLQGCLMVVLLSICYILASPKTTSAAKFDVTSYGAKGDRKTDDTNAFLDAWADLCKSKSPKPTLIIPSKKTFLVGPVEFSGSCESSTIHVKIMGNIVAPKTMKGWKNCVENRFWIVFTMVQGLTIDGPGQIDGQGSLWWGQTELSNMCERPTALHFHECNGLRLSGTTHLNSPFLHISIVNCQDVDIGNLQIIAPENSPNTDGIDISASSYINIHDSHIGTGDDCVAINGGIYNINVTRVFCGPGHGISIGSLGENGGYDTVEKVRVENCNITRTKNGLRIKTVPGGTGYAKGIVYQDIHLVNVENPIIIDQHYCSNYEDAFCPAPPHEPAVQVSDVSYTNIHGSSASQQAITFDCSGKFKCTGLSTWNVGITGPAGDIAYCKNAQGKFVSTSPRVRCH, from the exons ATGCAATGCGACTTGCGAAGTGTGGTAGCGGGTCGAGATGTGGGAGGTTATCAGTGGCGGGTGGTGGTAGTAGCTAGCATAGGGGATGGCGAGGTGTGGAAG ttctttttgcagGGTTGCTTGATGGTAGTTCTTTTGAGCATTTGTTACATTTTGGCTAGCCCGAAAACCACTAGCGCAGCCAAATTCGACGTAACATCTTATGGCGCAAAAGGAGATAGGAAGACGGACGATACCAAT GCTTTCCTTGATGCATGGGCTGACTTATGTAAATCTAAATCGCCAAAGCCGACATTGATCATTCCTTCAAAGAAGACGTTTTTAGTCGGCCCTGTCGAATTCAGTGGTTCATGCGAGTCCTCTACGATACACGTCAAG ATTATGGGCAACATCGTAGCACCAAAGACAATGAAAGGATGGAAAAATTGTGTAGAAAATCGATTTTGGATAGTTTTCACAATGGTGCAAGGGCTCACAATCGATGGACCTGGCCAAATCGATGGTCAGGGATCGCTCTGGTGGGGACAGACG GAATTATCCAATATGTGTGAGCGCCCAACG GCGCTACATTTCCATGAATGCAATGGGCTTCGTCTAAGTGGCACAACACATCTCAACAGCCCATTTCTTCATATTAGCATTGTTAATTGCCAAGATGTAGATATCGGAAATCTTCAAATTATAGCACCAGAAAACAGCCCAAATACTGATGGAATCGACATCAGTGCTTCATCTTATATTAATATTCATGACTCTCACATTGGgactg GTGATGATTGTGTGGCTATTAACGGTGGCATATATAATATCAATGTAACAAGGGTGTTTTGCGGACCTGGCCACGGCATAAG TATCGGAAGCCTTGGGGAAAATGGTGGTTACGACACAGTCGAAAAAGTACGTGTAGAAAATTGTAACATCACCCGGACAAAGAATGGATTACGAATCAAGACAGTGCCg GGTGGAACGGGGTATGCTAAGGGGATTGTATATCAAGACATTCATTTGGTAAATGTCGAAAACCCAATCATAATCGATCAACATTACTGCTCCAATTATGAAGACGCTTTTTGCCCTGCACCG CCACATGAACCAGCAGTACAAGTCAGCGATGTTTCGTATACGAATATACATGGGTCATCAGCGTCTCAGCAAGCGATTACTTTTGACTGCAGCGGCAAGTTTAAGTGTACGGGACTGTCTACATGGAACGTCGGAATTACTGGACCAGCAGGCGATATTGCTTACTGCAAAAATGCTCAAGGGAAATTTGTTTCTACTAGCCCAAGAGTTAGATGCCATTAG